In the Deltaproteobacteria bacterium genome, TCCTTGTCGGCAGTGAACTCGACGGTCTTCGGTTCGCCGCGGGTGACGACTTCTTCGACATTGACGGCTGCGATCTTGTACCCGTGCTGATTGGGGTCGGCCTTCACGTTGTTGATCAGTTTCAGTTTCACTTTGTCGCCCTTGTGCACGACCAAAGTCGAGGGTAGCCACAACTTGGAGCCCTCGTATTCGATGTTGACGATGGTGAAGGATTGCTCTTCCGCACGCACAGTGCCGACCGTCGCCAGCGTTGAAGCAGCGGCCATTGCCGCCACTGCGATCCACTTCCGCATAAGTCACCTCCCTGACGCCTAAGTAAGATGGATCGCATCTCGCCACAAGCGGCGGATGAATTCAATCGGGCAGCTCTGCTATAGACGATCCCGTGGCACACGAGGGTACCTTTCGCCTGGTGGCGGACTTCACCCCACAAGGCGATCAGCCGCAGGCAATCACCCAGCTCATCGATGGCTTGGCGCGCGGCCTGCGCAGCCAAGTGCTGTTGGGCGTCACCGGCTCCGGCAAAACGTTTACGATGGCGAACGTCATCGCCCGCGTGAACAAGCCGACGCTGGTGATCGCTCCGAACAAGACCTTAGCGGCGCAGCTCTACAGCGAGTTCAAGGGGCTGTTTCCCGAAAACGCCGTGCGCTACTTCGTCAGCTACTACGACTACTACCAGCCCGAAGCGTACGTGCCGAGCACCGACACGTACATTGAGAAGGATTCCTCGATCAACGACGACATCGATAAGATGCGCCACTCCGCCACCAAGGCGTTGCTGGAACGCAACGATGCCCTGATCGTCGCCAGCGTCTCCTGCATCTACGGCTTAGGGTCGCCGGAAGCGTACTTCGAGATGCTGATCTTCCTCGAGCGCGGCGGCACCGTCGACCGCGACGCGCTGCTGCGCAAACTGGTGGACATTCAGTACCAGCGCAACGACTACGACTTCCACCGCGGGACCTTCCGGGTGCGGGGCGACGTGATCGAAGTGTTTCCGGCGTACGAAGAGGCGCGCGCCATACGCATCGAACTGTTCGGCGACACCATCGACGCGCTCGGCGAGATCGACCCACTGCGTGGCCAGGTGCTGCGACGATTGGACAAGGTGGCGATCTATCCCGCCAGCCACTACGTGACGGCTCCGGAGCGAATGGAGAAGGCCGTCGCCGCTATTCGTTCCGAACTGAAGGCGCGCATCGCAGAGTTCCGCGCCGACAACAAGCTGCTGGAAGCGCAGCGACTCGAGCAGCGCACGCTCTACGATCTTGAACTGCTCGCCGAGATGGGCTTCTGCCCGGGGATCGAGAACTACTCGCGCCATCTCACCGGTCGTCAGACGGGCGAACCACCCCCGACGCTGATCAACTACTTTCCGGAGGACTGGTTGCTCATTGTCGACGAGAGTCACGTGACCGTTCCGCAAATCGGCGGCATGTATCGTGGCGATCGCGCCCGCAAGGGAACCTTGGTCGATTTCGGCTTCCGCTTGCCCTCCGCGCTCGACAACCGGCCGCTGAATTTCCAGGAGTTCGACGCGCTGATCCGCCAGATCGTCTACGTGTCCGCAACGCCGGGGAACTACGAACTCGAGCAGGCCCGCGGCGTGGTGGTCGAGCAGGTTATCCGGCCCACCGGGCTGACGGATCCGCAGATCAGTGTGCGACCGGCGCGCAACCAGGTCGACGATCTGCTGGAGGCAATCCGCGAGCGCATCGCGCGAAACGAACGCGTGCTGGTTACCACGTTGACCAAGAAGATGGCCGAAGACCTCACCGACTACTTTCAGGAACTTGGCTTGCGAGTGCGCTATCTGCATTCCGATATCGAGACCATCGAGCGCGTCGACATCATCCGCGACCTGCGCAAAGGGGTCTGTGATGTGCTGGTCGGTATCAACTTGCTGCGCGAGGGGCTCGACCTGCCCGAGGTCTCGTTGGTGGCGATCCTCGACGCCGACAAGGAAGGATTTCTCCGCTCGGAGCGTTCGTTGATTCAAACCACCGGCCGCGCGGCGCGCAACGTCAATGGCACCGTGATCATGTATGCGGACCATGTGACCGATTCGATGCGTCGGGCCATCGACGAAACCGATCGCCGGCGGGCCAAGCAAGCTGCATACAACCAGGAACACGGCATCACGCCGTCAACGATCCAAAAGGCGATTGATCCGCGGCTCGTCGAGAGTGCCGAAGCGGACTACGTCGATGTGCCGATTGTCGCCGAAGCCGATGCGGAGTACTTGTCGCTCAAGGAACTTTCCAAACGCATCGCCGCACTCGAAAAGCAGATGCGCCAAGCCGCCGGTGATCTGGAATTCGAACGCGCGGCGGAAGTGCGGGACCAGATTCAGCGCCTGCGCGAGCGCGAGTTGGCGACCCGCGAAGCGCGCGCCGCCAATTCAGGCGGCGTTGCGGACGACGTAGATCCCACCGTCTGAGAGATCGCCGAGCACCCGCAACAGTTCGGGCACCTGAATCGGCTTCTCGAGGAAGGCGAGGGCGCCGCGCTTGTAGCTGCGCAAGCGGTCGATGGTCGAATCGCTTGAAGTCAGGACCACGATCGGTACTTCACTGAGTCGGCGATCGTTGTGCATCGCATCCAACAGTCCGCGTCCGCCCATTCCTGGGAGATTGAGGTCGAGCAATACGAAGCTGAAGGCGGCCGGGTTGTGCGGGTCGGCGTATTGCTGCCGCTGGAGCAACACCAGCGCCTGATCGGCGGTCGGCACCGTGACCAACTGGTTGAGGATGCGAGCGCGCCGCAGAGCGCGCAACGTCAGATCGGCATCGTCGGGGTCGTCCTCAACGAGGAGGATAGGACCGCTGCTCATGGATGGGGGTTGTTGGCCCTTGTGCGTTGCCATAAATGACTCAGCTCCATCAGTCTCTGCGAGCGAAATTGCGCGCGTCACACAGGAAATGTGCTCTGCGAGTTGCGTACCATCTCGCGAGCGAAGCGGCTGGCCGTGTTGTCGGCCGTGTTACGGTCCATGTGCGTATACACGCGCGACGCGGCGAGAGCGTTCCGCGCTGAAACGTCACCGCGGTGACGCTGCCGCGAGGTTCTTTCCCTGCGCGGGCGGTGGGTATAGGCTCCGCCTCCGCGAGTGAGACTATCGGGTGAGCGACTCGGTTGAGCAAACAACCGCCGACAAAGAAGCGGCGGCGGCAGTGGGCGCGCTGCAGCATGAGTGCGAGGAGAAGCTGGCCTCGTTGCCAGCGCAGCCGGGCGTCTATCTGCTCAAGGATAAACACGCCAAGGTCATCTACGTCGGCAAGGCCAAGAACCTCCGCAGTCGCGTCCGCAGCTATTTTCGCGGCGGCGACGAGCGGGTGCAGGTCCGCTTTCTAGTGCAGCGCGTCACCGACTTTGAAACGCTGGTCACCAGCAACGACAAGGAAGCACTGATCCTCGAGAACAATCTCATCAAGCAGTACAAGCCGCGCTACAACATCCGGCTCAAGGACGACAAGTCGTACGTCAGTGTGAAGGTAACCGTTCAGCAGGACTGGCCGCGGATTGTGGTCACACGCAAGATCGTCAAGGACGGAAGCCGCTACTTCGGTCCGTTCTCGTCGGCCTCTGGCGTGCGCGAGACGCTCGATACCATTCGCAAAGTGATCCCGTTGCGCACCTGCAGCGACGGCGTATTTCGCAATCGGTCGCGGCCGTGCTTGGAGTATCAAATCAAGCGCTGCCTCGCTCCATGCTGTCTGCCAGTGGATGCAGACACCTATCAACGTCACCTGCGCGAGGCGATGTTGTTGCTCGAAGGGAAGAATCAACAGTTGGTTCGGCAACTCCGCGATGAGATGAGCGCGGCGGCAAGTGATCTGCGCTTCGAGGACGCCGCCCGCTTGCGTGATCAAATCCGCACGATTGAGAAGACGCAGGAACCGCAGCAGGTCTTATCGCACTGGGGCGGCGATCAGGACATCTTCGGTCTCTACCGGGAAGGCGGGTTCATCGAAGCGCAGGTGCTGTTCATCCGCAGTGGCAAGCTGACCGGCAATCAGGCCTATCATATCGAGGACTACGAGTTCTCGACGGAAGAAGTACTCGAAGATTTGCTGACGCAGTTCTACCAAGGCGATCGCTACCTACCGGATGAGATCCTGTTGCCAGTGGCGATCGAGGACGCGGATACGCGCGCGGAATATCTCAGCGAGCGGCGGGGGCGGCGGGTCGAGTTCTTGTGCCCGCAGCGGGGTGACAAGGTGCGTCTGGTGGCGATGGCGACGGAGAACGCGCGCCAGGGCTTCCGCGCGCGCCAGGATGGCGACTACCAGCGTGAACGCATGCTCGAGGAGTTGCGGACCAAGCTGCACCTGCGCAACGCCCCCAAGCGCATCGAGTGCTTCGACATCTCGAATATACAAGGCACGCTGGCGGTGGGATCGATGGTGACCTTCGATGAGGGCGAGCCCGACAAGAACCGCTATCGCCGCTTTCGTATCCGTACGGTGGAAGGGGCGGACGACTTTCGCATGATGTATGAGGTGCTCACCCGCCGCTATCGCCGCGCCAAGGAGAAGGCGGACTTCCCGGATTTGCTCGTCGTGGATGGTGGGATCGGGCAACTCAACGTCGCTCTGGAAGTGCTCCGTGAACTAGAGATCACGGAAGTGGACGCGGCGGGCTTGGCCAAAATGCGGGTCGAGCGCGACGCCCGCGCGCCGGAGATCGAGCGCAGCGAGGAGCGGGTGTTCCTGCCCGGGCGGAAGAACCCGGTGGTGTTGAGGCGCAATTCGAGCGCGCTGTTCTTGCTCCAACGCGTGCGAGACGAAGCCCATCGCTTCGCCATCACCTATCACCGGGCGCTGCGCCGCAAGGAACGACTGCGGTCGTTGCTCGATGGCATCCCCGGGATTGGTGCGACCCGTCGCAAGCGGTTGCTGCGTCATTTCGGCAGCGTCCGCCGCATGCGCGATGCGACCGCGGCACAACTGGCCGAAGTGTCGGGCATCTCCTCAGCCTTGGCCGAGAGCATCGAACGGGCGCTGGCGGGATCGAATGCGACCGCAACACCCGCGCAATTCGAGAACGAGAACTAGTTGGCTGCGCGGCCTGACGCCGCACGTGGGATAGCGACGGCATGACCACCGAAGCGGGCTCAGCATCGACACAGCGATCTACGCGGGCGGCCGTTCCGCCGCTGGTCGCGGTGGCGCTCGCCTTGATCATTGGACAACTGCTCGTCGGGCGGCAACTCTTGGCGCCGGGGTGGTTGCTGGCGCTCCTGAGCCTCATAGTGATCGCACTGGCGTTGTGGCGCCGCGGACGACTTGCCGCGTTGATGGTCGGAGCATTCGCGTGGGGCAATTGGTCTACGCAAGGGGTGCTCAATCCGTCATTTGATCGCGATCACATCACGCGGTGGTGCGATGGAGTGACGCGGGTGATTGAGGCGCGAGTGAGCGAAGATAGTAGCGCCGGGCCGCAAGGTGGGCGAGTGCGGCTGGACGTAGAGGGCTTGGAGAACGAAGGTGCGATGCGCGCCGTCCACGGTAGCGTGTTGCTGACCGTCCATGATCTCGAACGACACTGGCTCGCGAGCGACCTGGTGCGCGTGCCCGTGCGGCTGCGCCGGCCGCGCAATTTTGGCAATCCGGGCGAGTTCGACTACGAAAGTTACCTGGCAAGGCAGGGAATCTATGTGACCGCGTTCTTGAGTGATGACAGTGCGGTCGAGCTAATCGATCGGCAGCCGTCAGCCGGTTGGCTCACGCGCTGGCGCCGCGGGGTTGGCTCGCTGATTGACGAGCGTCTCGCTGGAGACGATCGTGCGCTGCTGCGCGCCTTGATCATTGGCGACACCGCGGGTTTGTCTCGACCGTTGCAGCAGGAGTTCACGACTGCGGGTGTCAATCACGTTCTGTCGATCTCGGGTTTGCACGTCGGCATGGTGGCGACCGTCGGGTATGTGGTGTGGCGTTGGCTGCTGGCGCGCAGTCGCTGGCTGTTGTTGCGCGCGCACGTACCGAAGCTGGCGGTGGCCGCGTCGGTGATTCCGGTACTGCTCTATGCTGGCATCGCGGGCAGCAGCACAGCGATGCTGCGGTCGCTGATCATGATTCTGGTCTTCCTCGGCGCTGTGCTGGTCGATCGTGAGCGGGACCTGGTTGTGAGCCTGGCAGCGGCCGCGTTGCTCATCGCAGTCCTGTGGCCAGGAGCGCCGCTCGACATCTCTTTTCAGCTCTCGTTCATGGCGGTGCTTAGTTTGGTGCTGGCGCTGGAGCGATTTTGGCCGTGGTGGCGCCAATGGGAGGAACGGCATCTGGTGCGGCTGCGACACGGGCCGATTCGGTTTGCACGGCCGGTCGCCGCCTATTTGGCCGTCTCCGGCGCCGCGTTTGTTGGCACCGCGCCATTGACCGCGTTTCACTTCAATCAGGTGTCCCTGGTCGCCCTATTGGCCAATGCGGTGGTGGTACCGCTGATCGGTACGGCGGCGGTCGCGCTCGGGCTGACGGCGGCGCTCGTGTATCCGTTGTCGCGCGGCTTGGCCGGAGTGCTGGTGTGGTTAGCGTGGCCGTTTCTGTGGCTCGGGCGGCTTGGGGTGTGGGCGTTCGCCGCGATCCCGTACGCAGCGCTGCGCGTGGTGACGCCGACGGTGCTGGAACTGGGCATTGTCTATGGGGCGCTCTTCATCGTCGTACGTGCTCCCGGTCGGTGGCGCCGACTCGGAGTCTGCGCTGTCGCAATCGTCGGGGTGTGCGACGTGTTGTGGTGGTACGGCGCGCGCTATCATCGCACCGATTTGCAGGTCACCTTCCTCAGTGTGGGGCAGGGCGACAGTGCGGTGGTCGAGTGTCCTGGAGCCAGCGTGATGGTGATCGACGGCGGCGGCATGGGCAACGGCTCATTCGATGTCGGCGAACGCGTACTCGCGCCATTCCTGTGGAGTCGCAAAATCGCGCATGTCGACGCGCTGGTGATGAGTCACCCGCAGTGGGACCACTTCGGCGGCCTAACGTTCTTGGCAAGGCATTTCAGCCCGGGCGAATTCTGGTCGACGGGTGAAGTTGCAGCCGGTGGCGTGCGCTTTGCCGAATTGGAGCAGGCGCTGTCGGAGGCAAGTGTCCGCCCGGTGATAGCGGTTCCTGGAATGGAGTGGCCCTGTGGCGATGCGCGAGTTCGCGTGCTGGCTCCTGGGGACGGGGTCGCCTCGACGAATGATCGTTCGCTCGTGGTTCAGCTGCAGCGCGGGCCGACCAGATTGTTGTTTACTGGCGACATCGAGCACGGAGCCGAGGCGGCATTGATTGCGTCAGCCGACGGGCAACTGCAGAGCACCGTGCTGAAGGTTCCGCATCACGGCAGCGCGACGTCGAGTACGCCCGCCTTTGTCGCCGCGGTCGCGCCACGGCTGGCGGTCGTTTCGCTGGGGCTGGACAACCGATTCGGCTTTCCCGCTGTGCGAACTGAGGCGACATATCGCACTGCCGGGGTGCCACTGCTCCGTACCGATCGCGATGGGGCAATCACCGTGCGCGTCGCGGTAAGTGGGGAGATGGTGGCTCGGACGCAGCATTCGGCCGCCACCTCTAACGTACGTTGACAGCATGTGAACCGGGGTCTATGGTTTTTCCTCGGCGGGGCCAAGCGTCCTGCTTTTTTTTCAAGGGCGGCGGCGCGTATGAATCCGAGCTTCAAGCAGATGATGAATGAGGTGGTGGCGTACGGGAGCTGCTGCGAATGTGGCTCGTGCGTACTGGTCTGTCCGCACAATGTCATCGACTACATCGACGGGAAACCGAAACAGGTTGCCAAAGCGACCGCCGCCTTCGACCACTGCGGTATCAGCGAGGGCATCGGTTGCGACGTGTGCGCGCAGGTGTGCCCGCGCTTGGGCGACCGCGAACACCACCTCACCGAGCGGGTCTTTGCCGATGAGTTGGCGGCGCAGGACACCTATTGGGGGGCATTCGGCGCGTACCGGCGCATCGTGGCGGCGCGTTCCAAGGACCCGGAAGTACTGGCGCGTTGCGAAGATGGCGGCGTGGTCACCACACTGCTCGCGTGGCTGCGGCGCAATGAGCGGATCGACGGGGCAATCGTCTCGGCAGTCGACAAGGACAAGCCCTGCCAACCGGTACCGAAGGTGGTCACTAGCGTCGAGGACATCATCGCCAGCGCCAGCTCTTGGTACACATACTGTCCCAACAACCTTGCGCTCGCCGATGCCGAGAAACTGGGTTTGACGAAAGTCGCGTTCGTGGGTGTTCCCTGTCAGATCACCCCGGTGCGCAAGATGCAGGCGACCGACGAATCGTACTTGAATAATGGCCGCAAGAAGGACAAGCACATCGAACGGCAGACCAAGTTTCTGAAGGGGTACGGGGCGCGGGTCGCGTTCAATATAGGCTTGCTGTGTAGCGAAGTGTTCAGCTTCGATGGCTTGATGATCGATACGATTCAAAACCAGATGGGGATCGCCCTCAGCGACATCCGGCAGTTCAACGTGAAGGGCAAAGTGCAGATCTTCAAGCACGACGGCACGCTGGTGGAAATGAATCTGCGCAAGTCGCAAGAGTACGCGCGCCCCGAGTGCCATCACTGTGCGGATTTTTCGGCGGAACTCGCCGACATCTCGTGCGGCGGCGTGGGCGCGAGCAACTGGACGATTACCATCATCCGCAGCCGCACAGGCGAGGAAGTCTTCGATGCGGCGGTGCGCGACGGCGTGCTCGATGTCCAGCCGATCGAACAGTTCGAGAATTCGATGAAGGTGTTGCTGCGGCTCAATCGCAAGCAACGCGAGCGAGTACCCACCCCGCCAGGTCGCGCGGAGACTTTCGTGCGACCTGACGGATTTCGCAACCCTCACTAGGCAGCACAGTTCAACCCTATGGCATCTTCAGCGGCGTCCCAACGTGGCCCGATGGCCAGTCCAACCAAACTCACACAGTTTCCGCCTGAGTACTTTGAGCGACTGATCGAATCGTCACCTGACATCGTGGTGGCCACCGATCGTTCGGGTCTCGTCATGTTCTACAACGACGGAGCGGAGAAGAATCTCGGGTATACGGCAACCGAGATTCTCGGGCAGAATGTGTTGCGGCTCTATCCCTCCTACGAGGAAGCGCATCGCGTGATGATGGCCATGCGCAGCGGCGAGCACGGCGGGCCGGGCAAAGTGAAGAACTTTGAAACCATCTTCGTGAACCGCTGGGGCGAACACCTCCCCGTGGCGATCTCCGGCTCCATCTTGTGTAACGAGGACGGGATCGAAATTGGCTCGATCGGGTTTGCCAAAGACCTCCGTGAGATCCGCCGCAAGGATCGCCTCGCTACACTCGGAGAGGTGACGGTGGCGCTGTGCCACGAGATCAACAGTCCGCTCGAGATCATTCTCAACCAGGCGCAGTTGCTGCGGCGCTTCGTGCGTGAAGTGGCGAACGACGAGCAGGCGGTGGTTGAGGAAGAGCGACTCGAAGCGATTCGCCGTGAGATCGATCAGATCCAGGTCGTGATCAATCGGCTCGTCGAGATGGCCGGCGGCGGCGAGTACGATACGCGCGAGTATCTGGACGGAAAGCAGATGACCGATTTGGGCGCCAAGCCCGCACCGGTGAGCGCGCAGCCCCTTGCCGGCTTGCGTATTCTGGTTGTCGACGACGATCTCGGCGTGTGTCGCTCGTTGCGCGACCTCCTGGTCGCGGAGGGTTGCAACGTGTTCACCGCTAACAACGGGCTCGAGGCGCTCAGCGTCATGGAGAGGGCGCCGGTCGATCTGGTCGTCACTGACGTGGTGATGCCCGACCTCGATGGCTACGATCTATTCATGGAGATCAAGCGGCGCGGGCAGACGCCAGTGATACTGATGACGGGCTACTACTACGATCGCGACCACGTGATTAAGCGCAGCCGCCTCGAAGGGTTGGAGAGCGTTTTGTTCAAGAAGCCAGTTGATCCGGAGCGCCTCAAGGTGGCGATTCTGGAGCGCTGTCGTCCGCAGCAGGTGGTCGCGCAGTCCGTCTCCGCGAAACCCGCTGAGAAGCCGTAGGCTCGGCGGTCGTGGGCCGCGCCGTGGCGGGCGCCGGGGTCTTGGTCGGCGCAGGTCGCACCCGCAGGGTCAGCGGCCCGTTCTCAGTGCTGAGTAGAACTTCCTGTGGGGTGATGCCGGCGACGCGACCGAGCCCGGTCACTTCATCACCGACTCGGTACAACGCACTCACTCCGTTGGGATCTTCGATGGCGGCGTACGCGTTAGCCCCGCCAGAGGCTACCCCCGCGAGACGGAATCGTGGCGGCGACGATGGTGCAGACTGGGTTGCGGCTGTTGGCGGAACCGTCGCCGTCGGCAGGGGCTTGGGCGGCACCGATGGCGGTGGGGCGGGCTGCAGCAGCCACAGCGCGAGCGCTGCGGCCAGTGCGATGCCGAGCACTACGAGCGCGAGTCGAGCCATGAGGGCTGCTCTTAGTGCCTTTGGTGGGAGAAGTCGACTTGCGCGTGTCGTGCACGGCTTGCGGGCGTTGGCGCACGTCAGTACAAGCGCAGCAGTGCGATGAGTGACGAACCGGTTTCCATGCGCGTGCTCAGCGCCGCAGCGCCCGTGTCGCGGCAGCGGCTCTGGCTGACTTTGCTCTGGTACTGGGGCACGGTGGCCGCTTGGATGGCGGTGATCTCGTTGCTGTCGACCGACGCGTTCTCTGCGACGAATACCAACCGCTATATCGATCCCCTCTTGCGCTGGCTGTTTCCGGGATGGGCGACCCCCGACATCTTGGCCGCGCACACGGCGGTGCGCAAAGTCGCACACTTCAGCGAATTCTTCGTGCTCGGCGGGCTGGTGTTCTGGGCTTCACGGCGTGGCCGCGTCGAGCAGTGGCGCGCAGGCTGGATGCTGCAGGCGCTCATCATCGCGGGTGGCTATGCTCTGCTCGACGAAGCGCATCAAGCGTTCGTGCCGAGCCGTACTCCGTCCCTCTCTGATAGCGGCGTCGACTTCTTCGGAGCGGTCGTCAGTCAACTCGCTGTCTACCGTCATCATCGGCGGCTGCGTCGGCGCGGCGTGATCGGCTAGTTGACGACCGTGTGCGCCGGGTCGTATGAAGCGAGCGCGGAGGTGGTGGTGAATCGGCGGCGACAAGCGGCGCGAATGGGCGTGCTCCTACGACCCGAACGTGATCTCTGGCAGCGCGGATATCAGCGCGTCGCGGGGGTGGATGAAGTGGGCGTCGGGCCCCTCGCCGGTCCGGTGGTGGCGGCGGCGGTCGTCTTCCCGGCTACCGCCCGCATTTGCGGCGTTGATGATTCGAAGATCGTTCGCCGGGCGGCGCGCGAACAACTGGTGGAAGCGATCTACGCACAAGCGACCGCGGTGGGAATCGGCGTCGTGAGCGTCAAAGACATCGATCGGCTCAACATCTATCACGCCGCGCTCGAGGCCATGCGGCTTGCGATTCTTGCCCTTAGCGTGGAACCCGATTACCTGCTGGTCGACGCCCGACGCGTTCCGGGAATCGACGTGCCGCAGTTGCCGTTGGTGAAGGGTGATGCGCGCAGCTTCTCCATCGCCGCCGCGTCGATCGTGGCGAAGGTGGCGCGCGATCGCATGATGGTGGAACTCGACGCGAGCTATCCTCACTACGGATTCGCGGTCAACATGGGATACGGCACCAAGGCCCACCTTGAGGCCATTGAGCGCTGCGGCCCGTGCCCCGTGCATCGGCGCTCCTTTGCTCCGGTGCGGCAGCCACGCCTTCCGAGACTTTTTGTGAGCTGATTTGTCCCGTCGCCTTTCGCCGCGTGCCGGCGTAGGTATAATCCCCCCAAATGGCTACCGACATCACCATGCCGAAGCTGACCGACACGATGGCCGAAGGCACCATCGTACGCTGGCTCAAGCACGTCGGTGATCGTGTCGCGGCCGGAGACATCTTAGCCGAGGTTGAAACTGACAAGGCCGACATGGAACTGGAGGCGGAGCACTCCGGTGTTGTGACGGCGATCACCGTCAACGAAGGCGATACGGCTCCCGTCGGTGCAGTGATCGCGGTCCTGGGCGCGGAGAACGAGGGCGTCGCCGCGAGAGACGGCGGAGTGAGTAAGTCGGCGCCCCCGGCAAAGCCAGCCGCGCCCGTACCCCCACCGACTCCGCTGGCTCGACGTGCCGCGCAGGAGCGTAGTGTTGCGGTCCAGGCCATCGCTGGCAGCGGAGGTCACGGGCGCGTCGTCCGGCGTGACGTTGAGCCGATGCCACAAGCGGCACCGACAGTCGTGCCAGCGGCGCCAGCGGGTCGAGTGGCGCTTTCGAAGATGCGCCTCACCATCGCGAAGCGCATGGCCGAGGCGAAACGCGACGTGCCGCACTTTTACCTCACCGGTGAAGTCGAGATGGATGCCGCCATCGCGCTGCGAGCGTCGTTGGAAAAGACCGGGAAGATGCGCGAGCCGGTCACCGTGACTCATCTGCTGATCAAAGCGGTCGCCCTCGCGCTGCAGCGTCATCCGCGGGTCAACGCGGCCTGGGACAACGATGGCCTGCGGTTCTCCGAGGCGGTCAACATTGGAATCGCTACTGCCGTCGACGATGGCTTGCTCGTGCCCGTGTTGAAAGGGTGCGAGCGACTGTCCTTGGAGACGATCGCGGCCGCCGCCCGCGCGCTCAGCGGGAAGGCCCGCGGCGGCCGCTTCTCAGCCGACGAAATGTTGGGTGGTACGTTCACGATCTCCAACCTCGGGATGTTCGACGTCGAAGAGTTTTCCGCCGTGATCAATCCGCCACAGGCCGCGATCTTGGCAGTCGGCACTGTAAAGGAGCGCGCGATTGCGCGCGCTGGCGCGCTGGTTGTCGCCAGAACGATGCGCGTGACGCTCTCCTGCGATCATCGGGTGCTCAACGGCGTTGAGGGCGCGCAGTTTTTGCAAGAGTTGAAGCGGCTACTCGAAAATCCGGTAGCGCTGGTGATGGAGTAGCGGATGACGCTGACCGTGCGGCAACTAGGTCGGATCGACTACGCCGAGGCACTTGCGCTGCAGGAAGAACTCGTCAGCGAGCGGATCGCCGATCGCGTCCCGGATCAGTTGTTACTGCTCGAACACAATCCCGTCTACACCCTCGGACGCGGCGCCGATGCCGCGGACCTGCGCGGTGCGGAGGTGCAGTTCGGTGTGCCGGCGTTCCGCGTCAGTCGTGGCGGTGGCGTTACGTTTCACGGAGCGGGACAGTTGGTGGCGTATCCGATCATCAAATTGACGGGAGTCCGACGCGATGTACGATGGTACCTGCAGCGCCTCGAGGACGTGGTCATTCGAAGTTGCGCGGCGCTGGGCGTAGTCGCCCATCGCCACTCAAGCGGTACGGGCGTATGGGTTGGCGACGCGAAGGTTGCGTCGATCGGTGTCGGCCTGCGGCGCTGGGTCACGCTTCACGGACTTGCTGTGAATGTCTCGACCGATCTTTCGTATTTCCGCGCGATTGTACCCTGTCGTTTGCCTGGCCTACGCGTCACCTCGTTAGCGGAGCTCCTACCGAGTGCCCCCACGGTTGAGCAGGTTGCCACGGTTGTAGCCCGCGAGTTCAGTGACCTGTTCGTGGCGAGCGCGATGGAAGAGGTGGCGGCGTGAGTGTAACCGAGGCATCCGTGGTGCGGCGACGGCATCCCGATT is a window encoding:
- the vanZ gene encoding VanZ family protein: MSDEPVSMRVLSAAAPVSRQRLWLTLLWYWGTVAAWMAVISLLSTDAFSATNTNRYIDPLLRWLFPGWATPDILAAHTAVRKVAHFSEFFVLGGLVFWASRRGRVEQWRAGWMLQALIIAGGYALLDEAHQAFVPSRTPSLSDSGVDFFGAVVSQLAVYRHHRRLRRRGVIG
- a CDS encoding response regulator, which codes for MASPTKLTQFPPEYFERLIESSPDIVVATDRSGLVMFYNDGAEKNLGYTATEILGQNVLRLYPSYEEAHRVMMAMRSGEHGGPGKVKNFETIFVNRWGEHLPVAISGSILCNEDGIEIGSIGFAKDLREIRRKDRLATLGEVTVALCHEINSPLEIILNQAQLLRRFVREVANDEQAVVEEERLEAIRREIDQIQVVINRLVEMAGGGEYDTREYLDGKQMTDLGAKPAPVSAQPLAGLRILVVDDDLGVCRSLRDLLVAEGCNVFTANNGLEALSVMERAPVDLVVTDVVMPDLDGYDLFMEIKRRGQTPVILMTGYYYDRDHVIKRSRLEGLESVLFKKPVDPERLKVAILERCRPQQVVAQSVSAKPAEKP
- a CDS encoding Coenzyme F420 hydrogenase/dehydrogenase, beta subunit C-terminal domain yields the protein MNPSFKQMMNEVVAYGSCCECGSCVLVCPHNVIDYIDGKPKQVAKATAAFDHCGISEGIGCDVCAQVCPRLGDREHHLTERVFADELAAQDTYWGAFGAYRRIVAARSKDPEVLARCEDGGVVTTLLAWLRRNERIDGAIVSAVDKDKPCQPVPKVVTSVEDIIASASSWYTYCPNNLALADAEKLGLTKVAFVGVPCQITPVRKMQATDESYLNNGRKKDKHIERQTKFLKGYGARVAFNIGLLCSEVFSFDGLMIDTIQNQMGIALSDIRQFNVKGKVQIFKHDGTLVEMNLRKSQEYARPECHHCADFSAELADISCGGVGASNWTITIIRSRTGEEVFDAAVRDGVLDVQPIEQFENSMKVLLRLNRKQRERVPTPPGRAETFVRPDGFRNPH
- a CDS encoding ribonuclease HII, whose amino-acid sequence is MNRRRQAARMGVLLRPERDLWQRGYQRVAGVDEVGVGPLAGPVVAAAVVFPATARICGVDDSKIVRRAAREQLVEAIYAQATAVGIGVVSVKDIDRLNIYHAALEAMRLAILALSVEPDYLLVDARRVPGIDVPQLPLVKGDARSFSIAAASIVAKVARDRMMVELDASYPHYGFAVNMGYGTKAHLEAIERCGPCPVHRRSFAPVRQPRLPRLFVS
- a CDS encoding DNA internalization-related competence protein ComEC/Rec2, with the translated sequence MTTEAGSASTQRSTRAAVPPLVAVALALIIGQLLVGRQLLAPGWLLALLSLIVIALALWRRGRLAALMVGAFAWGNWSTQGVLNPSFDRDHITRWCDGVTRVIEARVSEDSSAGPQGGRVRLDVEGLENEGAMRAVHGSVLLTVHDLERHWLASDLVRVPVRLRRPRNFGNPGEFDYESYLARQGIYVTAFLSDDSAVELIDRQPSAGWLTRWRRGVGSLIDERLAGDDRALLRALIIGDTAGLSRPLQQEFTTAGVNHVLSISGLHVGMVATVGYVVWRWLLARSRWLLLRAHVPKLAVAASVIPVLLYAGIAGSSTAMLRSLIMILVFLGAVLVDRERDLVVSLAAAALLIAVLWPGAPLDISFQLSFMAVLSLVLALERFWPWWRQWEERHLVRLRHGPIRFARPVAAYLAVSGAAFVGTAPLTAFHFNQVSLVALLANAVVVPLIGTAAVALGLTAALVYPLSRGLAGVLVWLAWPFLWLGRLGVWAFAAIPYAALRVVTPTVLELGIVYGALFIVVRAPGRWRRLGVCAVAIVGVCDVLWWYGARYHRTDLQVTFLSVGQGDSAVVECPGASVMVIDGGGMGNGSFDVGERVLAPFLWSRKIAHVDALVMSHPQWDHFGGLTFLARHFSPGEFWSTGEVAAGGVRFAELEQALSEASVRPVIAVPGMEWPCGDARVRVLAPGDGVASTNDRSLVVQLQRGPTRLLFTGDIEHGAEAALIASADGQLQSTVLKVPHHGSATSSTPAFVAAVAPRLAVVSLGLDNRFGFPAVRTEATYRTAGVPLLRTDRDGAITVRVAVSGEMVARTQHSAATSNVR